TTGCCGAGTTTAAAGCCTACAGCGTTATTATTGAAACGCACTATTTTAATCCGGAAAGCAAAAAATCTTTTCTGAAAACCCACGAAACGATTATCGAAAAGTCACCTGATGCGGTTTTACTGGCTCCGTTATTTCATAAGGAAACTATTGAAATCATCAAGCAATATGATGAATTGGGTATTATGGTAAATACTTTTAATAACCAGGTAGAATCTTCATCCATTAAGAGCTTTGTTGGACAGGATTTATATAAAAGCGGTCGTGTCGCTGCCAGTTTGATGAAACTTATTCTGCCTAAAGGTCAACTTGCTATTATTCATATTGATGAAAGCCTTAAAAACGCTGTTCACATGCAGGAGAAGGAAAAAGGATTCAGAAATTACTTTGAAGAAACAAAACTTTCAGATTTTACTTTAACAACTTTAAAATTAAAAAATTCAAATATAGAAACGAAGTTTTCTGCCTTCCTGGAAGAGAATCCGGATTTAAGCGGAATTTTTATTACTACATCAAAAGCATATCAGATTGCAACAATCTTATCTTCTTTCAAAAACAAAAAGATCGCATTGATTGGATATGATTTAATTGAGAAAAATGTCAATTTCCTAAATGACGGACTATTGCATTTTTTAATTCATCAAAATCAAAAAAGACAGGCTTATTTGGGTGTCAGTACTTTAGTCGATCACTTTTTGTTTAGAAAAGAAATTCCAGATACTATATTATTGCCAATCGATATTATTAATGTCGAAAATGCTTCTTTCTACGTTTCATAAGGAGTCGTAAAAAATCGCACACCAATTTTACGGATTAAACAGGTTTGTGCAGGTTTCTTTTTAAACTATCTGATAAAACTTCCTGCTAAAAGTAAAAACAGCGCACAGATTATACGGATTCAACTGGTTTACACTGGTTTCCTTTAAACTTTGCGACGATACTATATGGTAAAAAATGACACACAGACTTTGCAGCTATACGCTGCATTTTTTTTGCAAATGCAAAAAAAAAAAAAAAAACATCCTTCACTTAGAAACCTTAGTATCTAAGAACCTCAGTACCTTAGAACCTTAAAAAACCTATTTCATCAAAATAAATTTCCCAAAAGAAGATGCCGTATGAAAATTTGGAGTTTCGGTATCTGGATCAACCCAGCTTATCCAGGTTGGCTCATAATTTTGATTCTCCTTTTTAGAAAACTTAGCCCTGTAAACCCCAGTTTCGATAGTATTGTTTTGAATTAAATTTAATCTGTTTAAAGACGCAATACTTATTCTGCCCACAACAGTAAAAGAAACTTTATCTACTGATGCTATCAATTTCAAATCCTCTTTAGGCCAATCCCAGTTAAAATCAAAATTCTTATCAGGACGCGCTTTAAAATCCATTACTCTGGTCGAAGTATCCATTTCCAGACAATAATAAGGATCTAAAGTTTTATTTGCTCTAAAAAAGAGTTCTACCCTATCAGAATTCCCTATGCTATCAATACTGTCATCTTTTTGATCAATATATATATCCGTGTCAAAAACGCGGAAATTAAAATAGAGATTTTCAAGATCCCAAAGTGCCCTAAATTCAATTTTAGATATGGGATCATTTTTCCAGGGCGAAGAAAAATCAGTTAAACAATTTGCATTTTCCCAAAGGGAAGAATTCAAAATTTCGACATCATCTGTACTATTTTTATCTATTAAAATTACCTGATATTCTTTCATTATATTGACTCTTAATTTTTGTTAATTTTTGATTTTTAATCAAACTCAAAATAGCTTAAGATTTAACCTCTTCTGCTACTATTTTTTCTGCTCGCCAAGGTAGTCTAAATTTTAAGAATAAAAACCTTCTTAATTAAGAAATAAAAAAAGGTCAAATTACTTATAATTAAAAAATAAACCCATAAGAAAACCCTGTTTAATTTCTATTATTTAGGTTTTGTGATTGCGAAATTCACAAGAAATTAATTAAACCTTATTCATTCTTCAATCAAATAGCAATTTCATATAAAAACCCTCCAAATATAGAGGCGCTTTTATTTCTGAAATATTTTATAAAAATCACATCATTTTAAGTCAAAAAAAACGTTTCGTACAATTTTATGTGCTCGAGAACATTAATTTTGTGTGTTCGAGCACATTTTTTGTGTTTTTTCTTGTTTTATAAAAATATAATCAATAGTTTCGTCCTGTATTAATCTTAAAACTAAGTTAATTCTATAAAATTTTAGCCGATTTTGACTCTTCAAAAACAGATAAAATGGAACGAAATAACCCAACTTTTGGATTAAAAAAGGAAAGCGGATTTTCAAAAAAAATAATTCAAATACACGTCATTAAAAAAACAAAAATGAGTTCCGGAATTAAAAAAGAAATCCAAAACCTACAAACGGCAAAAAACAATTAAACATTAACCAAAACCAATTTTAAGTATGAAATTATTAACCCAAAAAAAGCCAAGAGATTTTCGGATTAACAATTTATCCGGAAAAGAATTCAAACTAACACTTTTATCGTTATTAGTTTTTACATTTCAGGCTCCGGCGGCTTCATCAATAAATGCGTCAGCCAAAAACAAAACTTCATTGTTTTTTGAAAAAACAATAAAAGGTACTGTTACAGATCAGAATGGTTTACCACTTCCGGGTGTAAATGTTGTAGTTAAAGGAACAAACAAAGGAGTTCAGACCGATGTTGACGGAAGTTTTGCCATTACCGTAGCAGATAATGTGACTAAACTGGTGATTACCTACATTGGCATGGAAGATCAGGAGGTTACTATAGGAACTTCTCCTCTGAAAATTGTCATGAAAGAAGCAGGACAAAAACTGGAAGAGATCGTTATTGGATACGGAAAAGCTAAGAAAAAGGATCTTACCGGTTCTGTAGCCTCTGTTGGAAAAGACAACTTAAATTTAGGTGGTACAGTTGCCAATGTTGGTCAGGCACTTCAAGGACGTGCATCTGGGGTTCAGGTACAACAAAACAGTTATGCGCCAGGGACTACTCCTACAATAGTTGTTAGAGGTGGAAACTCTATTACGACTTCAAACGCTCCCCTTTATGTGGTAGACGGTTTTATTACAAGTACGGGTGCCTCTATCAGTCCAAATGATATCGAAAGTATTCAAATTCTTAAAGATGCCGCTTCTACAGCAATTTATGGTTCGCGAGGTGGAAACGGAGTTATCATGATTACGACCAAAAAAGGAGCCTCAGGCAAAATGCAGATTGAAGGAGAAATTTCAGATGGTTTTCAAAATATTATTCAGGAACCTTCATTGATAAACGGGCAACAATATGCTTCTATTCAAAATGCTATTGCGGCTGAAAATGGAAGACCACCGGTTTTTTCTTCAGATTTTCCAATTGCAAATACCAACTGGTTTAAGGCAGCAACACGTCCCGGAGAAGTACTAAACAGAACATTAACTTTTAGCGGAAGCGATAAAACCTCTAAATTTTTCTTATCCGGAAATTATTTAAAACAAACCGGAGCAATAGAAAATACAGACTTTACAAGATATACTGTACGTATTGGAGCTGAGAAAAAATTCACAGAAAAAGTAACTGTTGGAGCAAACGTATACGGAGCTGCAAGTGAAGGACATAATAGTGATTTTGGTGATAATATTTTATCTCCAATGTTTTCTATCCAGACAGCTCCTCCATCAATTCCTATTTACAATGAAGATGGTACTTATTATAAATTCCAAGGAAAAGATAATGCTTTGGCTCTTTTGCTGGAACCAACTGACCATACCATCAACAGATTGGTAAATGGAAACATGTTTATGGATTATGAAATTATTAAAGGCCTGACCTATCATTTTGGAGCAGGTGCAGAATGGCAGGAAAATATTCAGGGCAAATATACGCCACGAACTCTTGTTGCAGGAGCAGCTTTGAATGGTACGGGATCTGAGGAAAACAAAACTTATTTTAGATGGAGTACTGAACAATATTTAACGTATAAGTTCAATATAAAAGAACATCACTCTTTTACAGCAATGGTGGGAACATCAAACCAAAAAGATACTTACGAAAGAATGAAAGCTTCTGGTTCTGGTTTTGCTAATGATATATTGACTTACTACAATCTTGAAAGTGCTTCTGTTTATCTAAAACCTGAAACTCAAAAGCAAGAGACAAAACTTACTTCATATTTCGGAAGGTTAGGTTATGCTTTTGATGACAAATATCTGGCTTCATTTACAATTAGACGTGACGGTTCTTCTCGTTTTGGTCCAAATAACAAATACGGTACATTCCCGTCCGGAGCTGTAGCCTGGAGAATCTCAAAAGAGGCTTTTATGCAAAATTTAGAAACTATTTCTGATTTAAAATTAAGAGTTAGTTACGGTATTACAGGAAACGACGGAATTGCAGATTATGCATACATGTCTACTTTACAGCCTTGGAATACTACAATTTCAGATGGTTCTTTTGAAAGTGGTACTGAGCCAAAAAATCTAGCAAATCCTGATCTTAAATGGGAACAACAAGCTCAAACCAATATTGGTTTAGACATGGGATTCTTTAACGACAGACTTACAGCTACAATCGATGTCTATAAAAAAAGAACAACAGATGCTCTTTTGAATGTGCCAGTTGGAGGATGGTGGGGATTCCCAACCCAGACACTTAACTCAGGTACAATTGACAATAAAGGTATTGAGCTTGGTATAAGCAGTGAAAACTTTAAAAATGATAAATTCTACTGGAGAACATCTTTAAACCTTGCTTATAACAAACAAGAAGTTATTTCACTGGCAGACAATGTAAAAATAATCAGTTATAACACTTCTAACCCTAGTGGTACAGTTTCCGGACGTGAGTTTACAAGACTTGAGCCAGGAAAAGAAATGGGATTATTATATGGATTTAAATATGCCGGCGTAGTTAAGACAGGAGAAGTATATGCACCACAACCTTTATCTAAGCCAGGAGATCCTAAATATGAAGATTTAGACGGTGACGGACAAATTACAGCTAAGGACAGAACGTATTTGGGAAATTCAACTCCACATTATATTGTTGGTTTTAATAATGATTTTAGATTTGGAAATTTTGATGTGAACGTATTCTTTCAGGGAGCCCTTGACTACTCTGTTTACAACATGACCAGAATGGTTGGAGAATCTACAACCAGCACAGACGTATTGGATCGTTGGGTGGCAGGAACAAATGAAAATACTGATATCCCAAGAGATGGTTACTACAAAAGTTCATACGGAAGTTATGTAAACTCAAGATTTGTAGAAGACGCTTCATACTTACGTCTTAAAAATTTATCAATTGGATACTCAATCCCGGAAAGTCTTTTAAAACCAACCAAATTTATTGATAGCATTAGACTGTATGCAATTGGTCAAAACTTACTGACTATTACAAAATATTCTGGAAACGATCCTGAAGTAAATGGACATACTAATAATGCTACGGCACAAAATCTTGGAGGAGGAATTGATTTTAACTCATTCCCTGCTTCACGAACATTTATACTAGGAATAAAAATAGCAATTCATTAATAGCTTTTCAGTAACATTAAATTTATCAAAATGAAAAAATATACAATATTATTGCTTTTAGTTGCTGCAGGTCTTCAATATTCGTGCAATGAGGATCTGGACCCTACAGTATATAGCAGTTTAACAAATACAAACGGATATCAAACCAAGTCAGATGCTATAGCAGCAATTAACTCGATCTATGGCCGATTAAAAGGACCTTCTGTAGGTGATAACTTTTCATACTGGGCAACCCGACATTTTGCTTTAACAGATATTGCAACAGATTTAGGGCATTGTCAATATGGAGGAGATCCGGGACAATTATCTTTAGGCACCTGGAACTCTGCAAATGGTTTATTACTTGAAGACTGGAATGCGATGTATAAATTGGTATCAAACGCAAACAATGCCATTTATTATATCACTAAAATGTCTGCAATTTCAGATGTTGAAAAAGCGCAATTCATTTCTGAAGCTAAATTTTTGAGAGCATCCGCTTATATGGATTTAACCGACTCATGGGGACCGGTTATCTTAATTACCGATCAAAACCTGGCAAATCCAAATTATTTGGAGCAAACCGCTCCAACATCTGTTGAAGACATCGATAAATTTCTTATCAAAGAACTTACAGAAGCTGCTGCTGTTTTACCTGTAAACTACAAAGGCGACAATATTTACGGAACTAATGATGTAGCACGCGCCACAAAAGGTGCAGCACTTACTTTATTAGCAAAACTTTATCTTCGTAGTCATGACTGGCAAAAAGTAGTCACTACGACTCAGCAAGTAATGGATTTAGGTGAATACCACCTTTTTCCTTCTTATTTAGGTTTGTTTAAAGAAAGTAACAAATGGTGTAGCGAAAACATCTTTTCTTCTCTTAGTGATGCTAATACAAATGGAACTGAATTGTTGAATCACTTTGGGCCAATTGATCACCCTGTTGTTCAAAACAGATGGCAGTATTATACTGTAAACTGGGATTTCTACAACACTTTTGGAGATGAAGACGAAAGAAAACAATGTTTCTTCCCGGAATTTGAAGGTACAGACGGGTTACTTCACAAACAAGCTCCATCATTGGGTGCTCAACCGCCTAAAGGAGAATTTTATATGCCAGACGTTTCTACCAGAAAATATGCTGACGATGAAACCACTACTTATTATGACGGACATAGTGTAAACATTTTGCGTTATGCTGATGTATTATTAAGCAGAGCCGAAGCCATAAACGAAATTAGTGGCCCAACACAGGAAGCTATAGACCTTATTAATCAGGTAAAAGGAAGATCGCATGCTAAATTATTGGCTTTATCAGATTATAACCAAACTACTTTAAGAGATGCTATTTTACAAGAAAGAGGCTGGGAACTTTTCTATGAAGGAAAACGTCGTGCCGATTTAATCAGAATGAACAAATATGATGTGCTTGTAAATGCCTATCACCTAAGAGTTGGTGAAGCAGCATTGGTAAAAATGCCACAAAATAAATATTATACTTATCCACAAAGTCAGGTCGATCTTAATCCTAAGTTAAGCAACGCCGACAGACAATAAGAATACCCTATCAGAAACAGACAGTTAAAATGTCTGTCTGTTTCTGATTTTTTAAACAAATTGAGTACTTTTCTGTTTCACAAAGAAATCCTTTAAGATGATCAAAAAAATAGTATTAAAATGGCATTTTATTTTGGTTTTACTTGCTTTTGCAAGTTGTTCCAAAAATCAGGGCGGTATTACAAATATCAATATTGGGACTCATAGCAACAACGAACTGAAGATTCAGATCGATGTTACTACGAAGGACAATGCGCAGGTATTTGCCGAATATTGGTCTGACAAAAAAGGAATAAAAAATAAAATAACCTCCCCTATTTCAAAAATTGGCCTTAAACATTCTTTGGTTCTTTGTAATATAACTCCCGAGACCAATTATAGCTATCAGCTTATTACGGTTCAGGATGGAGAAAAAATTCCGAGTAAGATTTATACTTTTAAATCCAGAAAACTTCCGGAATGGCTTCAAAAACAATTCAAAGCCAATTGTCCGAAACCAGAACTATTACCACAAAATTTCAAAAGAGGATTCATGCTTTTAGCCAAAAGAGAAACTCCGGGAACTGCATATATTGTAGATTACCAGGGAAATTTAAGATGGTACCATACCCTTGAAGGAACTGGTTTTAAAGTAACTCAT
The sequence above is drawn from the Flavobacterium sp. N2038 genome and encodes:
- a CDS encoding LacI family DNA-binding transcriptional regulator, which gives rise to MDKKYTIKDIAKMAGVSKGTVDRVLHNRGKVSPTALEKINEVLNVIDYEPNLIARNLKSTKVYRICVLLPDPEIDPYWLPCVNGIQDAIAEFKAYSVIIETHYFNPESKKSFLKTHETIIEKSPDAVLLAPLFHKETIEIIKQYDELGIMVNTFNNQVESSSIKSFVGQDLYKSGRVAASLMKLILPKGQLAIIHIDESLKNAVHMQEKEKGFRNYFEETKLSDFTLTTLKLKNSNIETKFSAFLEENPDLSGIFITTSKAYQIATILSSFKNKKIALIGYDLIEKNVNFLNDGLLHFLIHQNQKRQAYLGVSTLVDHFLFRKEIPDTILLPIDIINVENASFYVS
- a CDS encoding sugar-binding protein, which translates into the protein MKEYQVILIDKNSTDDVEILNSSLWENANCLTDFSSPWKNDPISKIEFRALWDLENLYFNFRVFDTDIYIDQKDDSIDSIGNSDRVELFFRANKTLDPYYCLEMDTSTRVMDFKARPDKNFDFNWDWPKEDLKLIASVDKVSFTVVGRISIASLNRLNLIQNNTIETGVYRAKFSKKENQNYEPTWISWVDPDTETPNFHTASSFGKFILMK
- a CDS encoding SusC/RagA family TonB-linked outer membrane protein, with protein sequence MKLLTQKKPRDFRINNLSGKEFKLTLLSLLVFTFQAPAASSINASAKNKTSLFFEKTIKGTVTDQNGLPLPGVNVVVKGTNKGVQTDVDGSFAITVADNVTKLVITYIGMEDQEVTIGTSPLKIVMKEAGQKLEEIVIGYGKAKKKDLTGSVASVGKDNLNLGGTVANVGQALQGRASGVQVQQNSYAPGTTPTIVVRGGNSITTSNAPLYVVDGFITSTGASISPNDIESIQILKDAASTAIYGSRGGNGVIMITTKKGASGKMQIEGEISDGFQNIIQEPSLINGQQYASIQNAIAAENGRPPVFSSDFPIANTNWFKAATRPGEVLNRTLTFSGSDKTSKFFLSGNYLKQTGAIENTDFTRYTVRIGAEKKFTEKVTVGANVYGAASEGHNSDFGDNILSPMFSIQTAPPSIPIYNEDGTYYKFQGKDNALALLLEPTDHTINRLVNGNMFMDYEIIKGLTYHFGAGAEWQENIQGKYTPRTLVAGAALNGTGSEENKTYFRWSTEQYLTYKFNIKEHHSFTAMVGTSNQKDTYERMKASGSGFANDILTYYNLESASVYLKPETQKQETKLTSYFGRLGYAFDDKYLASFTIRRDGSSRFGPNNKYGTFPSGAVAWRISKEAFMQNLETISDLKLRVSYGITGNDGIADYAYMSTLQPWNTTISDGSFESGTEPKNLANPDLKWEQQAQTNIGLDMGFFNDRLTATIDVYKKRTTDALLNVPVGGWWGFPTQTLNSGTIDNKGIELGISSENFKNDKFYWRTSLNLAYNKQEVISLADNVKIISYNTSNPSGTVSGREFTRLEPGKEMGLLYGFKYAGVVKTGEVYAPQPLSKPGDPKYEDLDGDGQITAKDRTYLGNSTPHYIVGFNNDFRFGNFDVNVFFQGALDYSVYNMTRMVGESTTSTDVLDRWVAGTNENTDIPRDGYYKSSYGSYVNSRFVEDASYLRLKNLSIGYSIPESLLKPTKFIDSIRLYAIGQNLLTITKYSGNDPEVNGHTNNATAQNLGGGIDFNSFPASRTFILGIKIAIH
- a CDS encoding RagB/SusD family nutrient uptake outer membrane protein, coding for MKKYTILLLLVAAGLQYSCNEDLDPTVYSSLTNTNGYQTKSDAIAAINSIYGRLKGPSVGDNFSYWATRHFALTDIATDLGHCQYGGDPGQLSLGTWNSANGLLLEDWNAMYKLVSNANNAIYYITKMSAISDVEKAQFISEAKFLRASAYMDLTDSWGPVILITDQNLANPNYLEQTAPTSVEDIDKFLIKELTEAAAVLPVNYKGDNIYGTNDVARATKGAALTLLAKLYLRSHDWQKVVTTTQQVMDLGEYHLFPSYLGLFKESNKWCSENIFSSLSDANTNGTELLNHFGPIDHPVVQNRWQYYTVNWDFYNTFGDEDERKQCFFPEFEGTDGLLHKQAPSLGAQPPKGEFYMPDVSTRKYADDETTTYYDGHSVNILRYADVLLSRAEAINEISGPTQEAIDLINQVKGRSHAKLLALSDYNQTTLRDAILQERGWELFYEGKRRADLIRMNKYDVLVNAYHLRVGEAALVKMPQNKYYTYPQSQVDLNPKLSNADRQ